A single window of Neurospora crassa OR74A linkage group VII, whole genome shotgun sequence DNA harbors:
- the crf1-1 gene encoding helicase swr-1 has translation MTTMMTDSGTASDSGAGLVDSTRNDTTTTTTTTTTPGDNDADDDNTNGTTTGHHDNNETDNNSKSYSSTHHVPAIDNTSTTNANDNEDAAGFLDRDQSPLSSISSPLSEPDNFEFDTEPIPSILSPKSTTSDNHARDGETPELDEDGQPPAKRRRVRETTPHNHSRKPKPESPPWKKFEAEGPTTIITEDGRRKSGRVNPVLLGMKPSDKKVTRKAIQTSPVSNKSSASTSRKPAPASSSNSKHAPAKMPPPPPPPKAPARKSATTHETRPSASRSRRRSPSPRRPATPPKPAAVGTRRSTRQALAHSRASYDDGQLSPGASRATPRIKLKVRPPLTVIPLVHPNQANVRPKLGPTFEEYFARAHEIPVEEGGQHIPDEEPKYTDEMALQDAKVILRVEKEVEPGGLLAPDRCSAFEPEAEEEPPRQWAHLDHLTKAMTNFRKLMYREQQLHMQAAKRIAIACEAEWRRRNPQPKTAEEIELEEMEASKAKWRQVIRAFAGTWENVRVEVNRRRLVEWEAEEQRRVKAALNQAVNLSEQKLQQRQAQVDGDEITDEDEDEDDEDLASGMPSVMGDEKESDEHSDQGSDEMSDENDEDEDEDNMSSSEDDDKKSTASDEGLTQEELRAKYANLPTLGTTDETEETTKDVEMADAPAAMDGSVANDDDTSDESVDMDDDLGSSEESDDDEEEEEDDEEEEESDDEPAGLLGLFFGKSELKKLKEEAVTEEPSVEPAGDVEMTDASAALRPELQVNGHAHEAPITNGTHTNEQLASSQTEGADDEVSLLVIPNDEIAAENTQTAAEPGSGVVEKDFLTNDSSLKYPNEIVQSENQTLPAKESVEAGGDLPMVDAPSTDDLQRETAAAPSLEAPPNTRHDSQETVAATDMQSQSQTQSPKTTDTKPTDVDTPHSELAVSVQKPDSRQSSPQPTTPTVKTEIPFLLRGTLREYQHHGLDWLAGLYANNTNGILADEMGLGKTIQTIALLAHLACHHEVWGPHLVIVPTSVMLNWEMEFKKWCPGFKILTYYGNQEERKRKRQGWNNDDVWNVCITSYQMVLQDQQVFRRRRWHYMILDEAHNIKNFKSQRWQTLLGFNTQARLLLTGTPLQNNLTELWSLLYFLAPPENGEGGFVDLTEFHNWFARPESQILESGREQLDDEARAIIAKLHKVLRPYLLRRLKADVEKQMPAKYEHVEFCRLSKRQRELYDGFLSRADTRETLQSGNYMSIINCLMQLRKVCNHPDLFVDRPIMTSFRMSRSVPADYEWKEKFIRNRLLATKPMTTVNLSFLNMIPTEYEDLSKTHTDRIAQLSSHRILLDLREAQKVRANNAYTALDPSSVKSNLVYLESAARWGRFEELQHCVYINALRRQQRPIYGKRLTEFLTLDTHLRPYKPRPRVPAKIMSWFEEDSFLLHNAIPTLQQRAESMEMTITKFACVTPAVVTGPEMNRFLLGERGIQLFEDLDLKLSAPVKYAPYMPPQPPPDPWHEARMRLTIQFPDKRLLQYDCGKLQALDKLLRKLQAGGHRALIFTQMTKVLDILEQFLNIHGHKYLRLDGATKVEQRQILTDRFNHDPRILCFILSTRSGGLGINLTGADTVIFYDQDWNPAMDKQCQDRCHRIGQTRDVHIYRLVSEHTIEANILRKASQKQMLDDVVIQEGEFTTDYFNRLSVRDVLGSNGEVIASNEDDVAANLAMDRVLGGPSTTGAGGYDGTADGGGGASQPPVRNVGRVLEMAEDREDVDAAKAAEKEIMQDEADFGEAGSTRPGTPGDGLADLDGQLLGGEENKEVEDEVIEYNAWGERMHTIDEYMLGFMAKALEGTPLELPRDRKKGRDRNRNRKGKDSRKR, from the coding sequence ATGACTACTATGATGACCGACTCTGGCACCGCGTCTGATTCTGGTGCGGGACTTGTTGATTCAACACGAaacgacaccaccaccaccaccaccaccaccaccactcccggTGACAacgacgccgacgacgacaacaccaaCGGCACTACTACTGGTCatcacgacaacaacgagacagacaacaacagcaaaagtTACAGCAGCACCCACCATGTCCCCGCCATCGATAATACCTCGACGACCAACGCCAACGACAACGAAGATGCTGCTGGCTTCCTCGACCGCGACCAGTCGCCCTTGTCGTCCATCTCGTCCCCGCTGAGCGAACCCGACAACTTTGAGTTTGATACCGAACCgattccatccatcctaTCACCAAAGTCTACGACAAGCGATAATCATGCCCGCGACGGAGAGACACCCGAGCTCGACGAAGATGGACAACCACCGGCCAAGCGACGCCGAGTGCGCGAGACAACACCTCACAATCACTCGCGCAAACCGAAACCAGAGTCACCACCATGGAAGAAGTTTGAGGCCGAGGGTCCGActaccatcatcaccgaaGACGGTCGTCGCAAGTCTGGCCGCGTCAATCCCGTCTTGCTAGGCATGAAACCCAGCGACAAAAAGGTTACGCGGAAAGCTATCCAAACAAGTCCTGTCAGCAACAAAAGTAGTGCCAGTACGTCCAGGAAGCCAGCGccagcaagcagcagcaacagcaaacaTGCTCCCGCAAAGAtgccgcccccgccgccgccgccgaaagCTCCCGCGCGCAAGTCTGCCACGACTCATGAAACCAGACCCTCCGCGTCCCGATCCCGTCGAcgatctccatctcctcgacGTCCTGCTACACCACCGAAACCCGCCGCTGTCGGTACGCGTCGGTCAACGCGCCAAGCCCTAGCCCATTCTCGAGCATCCTACGATGATGGCCAGCTCTCTCCCGGTGCCTCGCGCGCCACTCCCCGTATCAAGCTCAAAGTTCGACCCCCGTTGACCGTAATACCTCTTGTTCATCCAAACCAAGCCAATGTTCGTCCAAAGCTTGGGCCGACCTTTGAGGAATACTTTGCGCGCGCTCATGAAATACCGGTTGAGGAGGGTGGGCAGCACATTCCCGATGAAGAGCCCAAATACACAGACGAGATGGCCCTCCAAGACGCCAAGGTCATTCTACGGGTTGAAAAGGAGGTTGAGCCAGGGGGCTTGCTCGCCCCTGATAGGTGTTCGGCTTTCGAGCCTGAAGCCGAGGAGGAACCGCCTCGACAGTGGGCTCACCTTGACCATCTCACAAAGGCCATGACCAACTTCCGCAAGTTGATGTATAGAGAGCAGCAGTTGCATATGCAGGCAGCCAAGCGCATCGCCATTGCATGCGAAGCCGAGTGGAGGCGCCGAAACCCACAGCCCAAGACTGCCGAAGAAATCgagctggaggagatggaagcgTCCAAGGCCAAATGGCGCCAGGTTATCAGGGCCTTTGCTGGAACATGGGAGAATGTCAGAGTCGAGGTCAATAGGCGCCGCTTGGTGGAAtgggaggcggaggaacAGCGCCGTGTCAAGGCCGCGCTGAATCAAGCAGTCAATCTTTCGGAACAAAAGCTACAGCAACGACAAGCGCAAGTGGACGGGGACGAAATCacagacgaggatgaggacgaggacgacgaagaccTGGCAAGTGGCATGCCGTCAGTAATGGGCGACGAGAAGGAAAGTGACGAGCACTCCGACCAAGGATCCGATGAGATGTCCGACGAAAatgacgaagatgaagacgaggataACATGTCCTCCTCCGAGGACGACGATAAGAAATCGACCGCCTCGGACGAGGGCCTGACTCAGGAAGAATTGCGTGCAAAATACGCCAACCTACCCACATTGGGCACGACCGATGAAACTGAAGAAACAACAAAAGACGTGGAAATGGCTGATGCTCCCGCTGCTATGGATGGTAGCGTTGCGAATGATGACGATACAAGCGATGAGTCGGTAGACATGGACGACGACCTTGGATCTAGCGAGGAGtcagacgacgacgaggaggaggaagaagacgatgaggaagaggaagagtccGATGATGAACCTGCTGGCTTGCTAGGGCTATTCTTTGGAAAGTCAGAGttgaagaagttgaaggaagAGGCTGTAACTGAGGAGCCGTCGGTTGAACCCGCTGGGGATGTGGAGATGACTGATGCTTCGGCGGCCCTTCGTCCCGAGCTCCAAGTTAATGGTCATGCGCATGAGGCCCCGATAACTAATGGTACTCACACTAATGAGCAGTTGGCATCATCTCAAACTGAGGGTGCAGACGATGAAGTGTCGTTACTGGTTATACCCAACGACGAAATAGCAGCAGAAAATACTCAAACCGCAGCAGAGCCGGGCAGCGGAGTGGTGGAGAAGGACTTCCTGACCAATGATAGTTCCTTGAAGTATCCTAATGAGATTGTACAGTCCGAAAACCAGACACTTCCGGCCAAGGAGTCGGTTGAAGCTGGAGGCGACCTGCCAATGGTTGATGCCCCATCCACAGACGATTTACAAAGGGAAACAGCCGCGGCGCCGTCGTTGGAGGCACCACCCAACACCCGACATGATAGTCAGGAAACGGTGGCGGCTACTGACATGCAGAGCCAGTCACAAACACAGTCACCAAAAACAACTGATACCAAGCCCACCGACGTCGACACTCCCCATTCAGAGCTGGCCGTCAGCGTGCAAAAGCCAGATAGCCGCCAATCCTCACCtcagccaacaacaccaacagtcAAGACCGAAATCCCGTTTCTCTTACGTGGAACACTGCGTGAGTATCAACATCATGGTCTGGACTGGCTTGCTGGGCTGTatgccaacaacaccaatgGTATCCTGGCCGACGAGATGGGTTTGGGAAAGACCATCCAGACGATTGCTCTGCTGGCGCACCTCGCCTGTCATCATGAAGTTTGGGGCCCCCATCTGGTTATTGTGCCTACGAGTGTTATGCTCAACTGGGAAATGGAGTTCAAGAAGTGGTGTCCTGGATTCAAGATCCTTACGTACTACGGCAACCAGGAAGAGCGAAAGCGAAAGCGCCAGGGATGGAACAACGACGATGTGTGGAACGTCTGCATCACCTCCTACCAAATGGTCCTTCAGGACCAACAGGTGTTTAGGCGAAGACGGTGGCATTACATGATCCTCGACGAGGCTCACAACATCAAGAATTTCAAGTCGCAGCGCTGGCAAACCCTGCTCGGCTTCAACACGCAAGCTCGGTTACTTTTGACAGGTACTCCGTTACAGAACAACCTGACCGAGCTGTGGTCGCTTCTTTACTTCTTGGCGCCACCCGAGAACGGCGAAGGCGGGTTCGTTGACCTCACCGAATTCCATAACTGGTTCGCTAGGCCCGAATCTCAGATCTTGGAAAGCGGGCGTGAACAGCTGGACGACGAGGCGCGTGCTATCATTGCCAAGCTGCACAAGGTCCTTCGACCCTACCTTCTCCGTCGACTCAAGGCCGATGTCGAGAAACAGATGCCGGCAAAGTATGAACACGTCGAGTTCTGCCGCCTCTCCAAACGTCAGCGAGAGTTGTATGATGGGTTCCTCTCCCGTGCCGATACACGCGAGACGCTGCAGTCGGGTAACTACATGTCCATCATTAACTGTTTGATGCAGCTCCGAAAGGTCTGCAACCATCCCGATCTCTTTGTGGACCGGCCCATCATGACCTCGTTCCGCATGTCGCGGTCAGTACCGGCCGACTACGAGTGGAAAGAAAAGTTCATTCGGAACAGGCTGTTGGCTACGAAGCCCATGACCACTGTCAATTTGAGCTTCCTCAACATGATTCCGACCGAGTACGAAGATCTGTCCAAGACACACACCGACCGCATCGCCCAGCTCAGCTCCCATCGTATCTTGCTCGACCTGAGGGAGGCCCAGAAGGTGCGCGCCAACAACGCCTACACCGCGCTGGACCCTTCCTCTGTCAAGTCCAACCTTGTGTATCTTGAAAGTGCCGCCAGGTGGGGTCGGTTCGAAGAGCTGCAGCACTGTGTATACATCAATGCCCTCCGTCGCCAACAACGACCCATTTATGGAAAGCGTCTAACCGAGTTCCTCACCCTTGATACCCATCTCCGACCATACAAACCCCGACCTAGAGTGCCGGCTAAGATCATGTCCTGGTTCGAAGAGGATTCCTTCCTGCTACACAACGCCATCCCAACGCTCCAGCAACGCGCCGAATCCATGGAAATGACCATCACCAAGTTCGCCTGCGTCACTCCCGCGGTCGTGACGGGCCCCGAAATGAAccgcttcctcctcggcgAACGAGGCATCCAACTCTTTGAGGACCTCGACCTCAAGCTCTCCGCTCCCGTGAAATACGCTCCCTACATGCCACCCCAACCTCCACCGGACCCCTGGCACGAGGCCCGCATGCGCCTGACCATCCAGTTCCCCGACAAGCGTCTCCTCCAATACGACTGCGGCAAGCTCCAAGCGCTCGACAAGCTTCTACGCAAACTCCAGGCGGGCGGCCACCGCGCTCTGATCTTCACGCAAATGACCAAAgtcctcgacatcctcgaaCAGTTCCTCAACATCCACGGACACAAGTACCTCCGTCTCGACGGCGCCACCAAGGTCGAACAGCGACAGATCCTCACAGACCGATTCAACCACGACCCGCGCATCCTCTGCTTTATCCTGTCCACCCGCTCCGGCGGTCTCGGCATCAACCTCACGGGCGCCGACACAGTCATCTTCTACGACCAGGACTGGAACCCAGCCATGGACAAACAATGTCAAGACCGCTGCCATCGTATCGGTCAGACGCGCGACGTACACATTTACCGACTAGTATCAGAACACACCATCGAAGCGAACATTCTCCGCAAAGCTAGTCAAAAACAAATGTTGGACGACGTGGTCATCCAGGAAGGAGAGTTCACCACCGATTACTTCAATCGGTTGTCGGTGCGAGACGTACTAGGGTCCAATGGCGAGGTGATCGCCAGCAACGAAGACGACGTGGCCGCCAACCTCGCCATGGATCGCGTGCTAGGTGGACCGTCGACTACCGGCGCAGGAGGCTACGACGGCACtgccgacggcggcggcggtgcaTCCCAACCCCCTGTGCGAAACGTGGGCAGGGTCCTAGAGATGGCAGAAGACAGAGAGGATGTCGACGCTGCCAAGGCAGCAGAAAAGGAAATCATGCAGGACGAAGCAGATTTTGGCGAGGCGGGAAGTACGCGCCCGGGAACGCCGGGTGATGGGCTGGCGGATTTGGATGGTCAACTTttgggaggagaagagaatAAGGAGGTAGAGGATGAGGTGATTGAGTATAATGCGTGGGGCGAGAGGATGCATACTATTGATGAGTACATGCTGGGGTTCATGGCCAAGGCGTTGGAAGGGACGCCGTTGGAGTTACCGCGGGACCgcaagaagggaagggataggaataggaatcggaaggggaaggatagcAGGAAGAGGTGA